Proteins encoded in a region of the Microbacterium neungamense genome:
- a CDS encoding O-antigen ligase family protein — MTRMRQLSETLASAELARAYTLTALAAAFSSFAIERLTSTVTLATIIGLLAVTGAAILFVRREELTLLRFAPSSLLAFLALALVSGLWSGSRSETLAGWLTLWGYAIIAITIGHVRDTLQTVRALGDTLRWLLGISLGAEVLAGILLDMPIPLLGIQGNLALGGPVQGLFGTRNMLGFVAVIALVTFAVEWRTRSVPRTAGVASVSLAALLAFLSSSPSVVVLATAIGIASSALAVVRHAPPQRRPMVQWALGALVLAGLVLAFALRHQIIRFLDAGSDLSTRADLWNTILDFVAQQPVLGWGWVGPWPRGEYPYTYINFLLDDAHGTALNAYFDVLLQLGSAGLVLLLVLGGVAVVRSWLVASARRSVVYAWTPLILATLAVESMFESFTLTGAGWMLFVLCALRAGQSRSWRETIDAAHTGTITALRHEEP; from the coding sequence ATGACGCGGATGCGGCAGCTGAGCGAGACGCTCGCCTCGGCCGAGCTGGCCCGGGCCTACACGCTCACCGCGCTGGCTGCCGCGTTCTCCTCGTTCGCGATCGAGCGGCTCACCTCGACCGTCACCCTGGCGACGATCATCGGCCTGCTCGCCGTGACCGGCGCCGCGATCCTGTTCGTGCGCCGCGAGGAGCTGACCCTGCTGCGGTTCGCGCCGTCCTCGCTGCTGGCGTTCCTCGCGCTCGCCCTGGTGAGCGGGCTGTGGAGCGGCAGCCGCAGCGAGACGCTTGCGGGATGGCTGACGCTGTGGGGCTACGCGATCATCGCGATCACGATCGGCCACGTCCGCGACACCCTGCAGACGGTGCGCGCGCTGGGCGACACCCTGCGCTGGCTGCTGGGCATCTCGCTGGGCGCCGAGGTGCTCGCCGGCATCCTCCTCGACATGCCGATCCCGCTGCTCGGCATCCAGGGCAACCTCGCCCTCGGCGGGCCGGTCCAGGGCCTGTTCGGCACCCGCAACATGCTCGGCTTCGTGGCCGTGATCGCGCTGGTGACGTTCGCGGTGGAGTGGCGCACCCGGTCCGTGCCGCGGACGGCCGGGGTCGCCTCGGTCTCCCTCGCGGCGCTGCTGGCCTTCCTGTCCTCCTCCCCGTCGGTGGTCGTGCTGGCCACGGCGATCGGCATCGCCAGCAGCGCCCTCGCCGTGGTGCGGCACGCGCCGCCGCAGCGCCGGCCGATGGTGCAGTGGGCGCTCGGCGCGCTCGTGCTGGCCGGACTCGTGCTCGCCTTCGCGCTGCGCCACCAGATCATCCGCTTCCTGGACGCCGGCTCGGACCTCTCCACCCGGGCCGACCTGTGGAACACCATCCTCGACTTCGTCGCCCAGCAGCCGGTGCTCGGCTGGGGCTGGGTGGGTCCGTGGCCGCGCGGCGAGTACCCGTACACGTACATCAACTTCCTGCTTGACGACGCCCACGGCACGGCGCTGAACGCCTACTTCGACGTCCTGCTGCAGCTGGGCTCCGCCGGCCTCGTGCTCCTCCTGGTGCTGGGCGGGGTGGCTGTGGTGCGCTCGTGGCTGGTCGCGAGCGCGCGCCGCTCCGTCGTCTACGCGTGGACGCCGCTGATCCTGGCGACCCTTGCGGTCGAGTCGATGTTCGAGAGCTTCACGCTCACCGGCGCGGGGTGGATGCTGTTCGTGCTGTGTGCGCTGCGGGCAGGACAGAGCAGGTCGTGGCGGGAGACCATCGACGCCGCGCACACCGGGACGATCACGGCCCTCAGGCACGAGGAGCCGTAG
- a CDS encoding O-antigen ligase family protein, translating into MALYTKHPVAPRPSAPPRETTGHLLVRGVSVLALFGVFAHTAVYNLLGVAGAAVVLGVMTAGVVALWVVAIVRRMPTRLPWRRLPWAALGYVAFALLSLLWSRWPAATALTWVLLAAVTVSALFIATMLTWQEVVRALATTLKLILGLSLAIELWVALVLRHPLLPNFVERPEGRIDPHLYWVRGNLFDGGQIQGVVGNAHTLAMMCLFALLVFGVLLADRFRGTAKGRRRVPLMAWMLLAAVLMVRADSATVYVSAVVAVAVLAAALAMRAATGPGQRRTVYLVVAAVGAAGILAAWLLRDRLLAILGKGSDLTGRLEIWQRVWQRAQERPVAGHGFSSPWVPWDPAFDGWIEDHGLSVFHAHDMWLDVFLQLGAIGVVLMAVAWLALAWRAWFFAVDRPRWDLDDQRPYATVSLLPTLLVAVLLVEGIAESAPIMLWGWMLLVLLSFKIKTVPLVGVGLSERTPLIGDGTLRPHGAPPRRVP; encoded by the coding sequence ATGGCGCTCTACACGAAGCATCCGGTGGCTCCCCGGCCGTCCGCGCCTCCGCGTGAGACGACCGGGCACCTGCTGGTGCGCGGGGTGAGCGTCCTGGCCCTGTTCGGCGTGTTCGCGCACACCGCCGTGTACAACCTGCTCGGGGTCGCCGGAGCGGCCGTCGTGCTCGGCGTGATGACGGCCGGGGTGGTCGCGCTCTGGGTGGTGGCCATCGTCCGCCGCATGCCGACCCGGCTGCCCTGGCGGCGGCTGCCGTGGGCGGCCCTCGGCTACGTCGCCTTCGCGCTGCTGTCGCTGCTGTGGTCGCGGTGGCCGGCGGCGACGGCGCTGACCTGGGTGCTGCTGGCGGCGGTGACCGTGAGCGCGCTGTTCATCGCGACCATGCTCACCTGGCAGGAGGTCGTCCGAGCGCTGGCGACCACGCTGAAGCTCATCCTCGGCCTCTCCCTCGCGATCGAGCTGTGGGTGGCGCTGGTGCTGCGGCATCCGCTGCTGCCGAACTTCGTCGAGAGGCCGGAGGGGCGCATCGACCCGCATCTGTACTGGGTGCGCGGGAACCTGTTCGACGGCGGGCAGATCCAGGGCGTGGTGGGCAACGCGCACACGCTCGCGATGATGTGCCTGTTCGCCCTGCTCGTGTTCGGCGTGCTGCTGGCCGACCGCTTCCGCGGCACCGCGAAGGGACGCCGACGCGTGCCGCTCATGGCGTGGATGCTGCTCGCCGCGGTGCTGATGGTGCGCGCGGATTCCGCGACGGTGTACGTCAGCGCCGTGGTCGCGGTCGCGGTGCTGGCCGCCGCGCTCGCCATGCGCGCCGCGACGGGCCCGGGGCAGCGGCGCACGGTGTACCTCGTGGTCGCGGCGGTCGGCGCCGCCGGCATCCTCGCCGCCTGGCTGCTGCGGGATCGGCTGCTCGCGATCCTCGGCAAGGGGTCGGATCTGACCGGACGCCTCGAGATCTGGCAGCGGGTGTGGCAGCGCGCGCAGGAGCGCCCGGTGGCCGGGCACGGGTTCTCCTCCCCGTGGGTTCCCTGGGATCCGGCGTTCGACGGGTGGATCGAGGACCACGGGCTGAGCGTCTTCCACGCCCACGACATGTGGCTGGACGTGTTCCTGCAGCTCGGTGCGATCGGGGTGGTGCTGATGGCGGTCGCCTGGCTCGCCCTGGCCTGGCGGGCGTGGTTCTTCGCCGTGGACCGCCCGCGCTGGGACCTCGACGACCAGCGCCCGTACGCCACCGTCTCGCTGCTGCCCACCCTGCTCGTGGCGGTGCTGCTCGTGGAGGGCATCGCGGAGTCCGCGCCGATCATGCTCTGGGGCTGGATGCTGCTGGTGCTGCTCTCGTTCAAGATCAAGACCGTGCCGCTGGTCGGCGTCGGTCTCAGCGAGCGGACCCCGCTCATCGGCGACGGGACGCTGCGCCCTCACGGGGCGCCGCCGCGGCGGGTGCCATGA
- the manA gene encoding mannose-6-phosphate isomerase, class I, whose protein sequence is MLLPLTNVPRDYAWGSTTLLAELEGRAPTGAPEAEVWFGDHLGDPADVAGGGTLHDVTGGSLPYLLKLLAAGSPLSIQVHPTEEQALEGYAREAGLDLDDPARNYKDDNHKPELIVALSERFEALCGLRPVPATLRLLDAFGDLPAVAELRRRLTAGGDVLRDVIGWLLSGQAQAVVDGLIAGLGTAHSEEFAAELEAARGIARRYPGDPGVVVALLMNFVVLRRGEGLFLRAGLLHAYVSGLGVEIMAASDNVLRGGLTSKHIDVPELLRVLDTAPGPVPVLRPAAHGAVAEYPAPVHDFALRRVEVDGEERVRIGGPAMVLATAGSIEVAADSVAHPVPVPVGTAVFASADERALTVRGRGEVFVAQPGA, encoded by the coding sequence ATGCTGCTTCCGCTGACCAACGTCCCGCGCGACTACGCCTGGGGCTCGACGACGCTGCTGGCCGAGCTGGAAGGGCGCGCCCCGACCGGCGCCCCCGAGGCGGAGGTGTGGTTCGGGGATCATCTCGGCGACCCGGCCGACGTCGCCGGCGGCGGCACGCTGCACGACGTCACCGGCGGCTCCCTGCCGTACCTGCTGAAGCTCCTCGCCGCCGGCTCGCCGCTGTCGATCCAGGTGCACCCCACCGAGGAGCAGGCGCTGGAGGGTTACGCCCGTGAGGCCGGCCTGGACCTGGACGACCCGGCCCGCAACTACAAGGACGACAACCACAAGCCCGAGCTGATCGTGGCACTCAGCGAACGGTTCGAGGCACTGTGCGGACTGCGTCCGGTGCCGGCGACGCTCCGCCTGCTCGACGCCTTCGGCGACCTCCCCGCGGTCGCGGAGCTTCGCCGCAGGCTCACCGCCGGCGGCGACGTGCTGCGCGACGTGATCGGCTGGCTGCTCTCCGGCCAGGCGCAGGCGGTCGTCGACGGGCTGATCGCCGGTCTCGGCACGGCGCACTCGGAGGAGTTCGCTGCCGAGCTCGAGGCGGCGCGCGGCATCGCCCGCCGCTACCCGGGCGACCCGGGCGTGGTGGTGGCCCTGCTGATGAACTTCGTCGTGCTGCGCCGCGGCGAGGGGCTGTTCCTGCGTGCCGGCCTGCTGCACGCCTACGTGTCCGGGCTGGGCGTGGAGATCATGGCGGCCAGCGACAACGTGCTGCGCGGCGGCCTGACCTCCAAGCACATCGACGTCCCCGAGCTGCTCCGCGTCCTGGACACCGCCCCCGGGCCGGTGCCGGTGCTGCGCCCGGCCGCGCACGGCGCGGTCGCCGAGTACCCGGCGCCCGTGCACGACTTCGCGCTGCGCCGCGTCGAGGTGGACGGCGAGGAGCGGGTCCGCATCGGCGGCCCGGCCATGGTCCTCGCCACGGCGGGCTCGATCGAGGTCGCGGCCGACAGCGTCGCGCATCCGGTGCCCGTCCCGGTGGGCACCGCCGTGTTCGCCTCCGCCGACGAGCGCGCGCTGACCGTGCGTGGCCGCGGGGAGGTCTTCGTCGCCCAGCCCGGCGCCTGA
- a CDS encoding WhiB family transcriptional regulator, with amino-acid sequence MTGYRSDVPENWFVDPVHLGVPGVRRSTPEDDNALAWQADALCAQTDPEAFFPEKGGSTRDAKRICSSCDVRGECLEYALNNDERFGIWGGLSERERRKLKRRAG; translated from the coding sequence ATGACGGGTTACCGCTCAGACGTTCCCGAGAACTGGTTCGTGGATCCGGTCCATCTCGGAGTCCCGGGCGTTCGACGCAGCACGCCGGAGGACGACAACGCCCTCGCCTGGCAGGCGGATGCGCTGTGCGCCCAGACCGATCCGGAGGCCTTCTTCCCGGAGAAGGGCGGGTCGACCCGCGACGCCAAGCGCATCTGCAGCTCCTGCGACGTCCGCGGCGAATGCCTCGAGTACGCGCTGAACAACGACGAGCGCTTCGGCATCTGGGGCGGGCTCAGCGAACGCGAGCGCCGCAAGCTCAAGCGCCGCGCCGGCTGA
- a CDS encoding glycosyltransferase, translating into MPARVHAILVARPGDPARAQLTRTLDALRRQSTPPTAVTVVVTGSAAALRRDGLDGLVEGVIEARASTSFAEAVRLASARVAEGSAVWLLAQDTEPAPDALQQLAGALERSPSALIAAPKLVRQDDDREIVSLGVSMTRFGRAAELAADELDQGQHDAAEDALAADIRGMLIRAEARDALRPDPALGGADEGLDLGVRARLGGGRVVLVPAARVAVAPDGPAAPPRRASARAWAVRRAQLHRRLAYAPAPAVPLHWLSLLPLALWRSVVHLVGKRPAAVAPEWGAALAAMVQLAAVGRARRAIRSFRRASWASIAPLRVSREHLRLRLDDGHGSERGAVSELHFFSGGGAWAVLAALVVSIACFTPLLAWEALGGGALLPLRDTVGALWADAAWGRRGLGLGIVGPADPFAAVIALAGTLWPGWPSYVLLVIWLLALPLAVLGGWFAATRVTDRAGLRILGGVLWALAPTFLTALVEGRPAAVILHLLLPWLFHTAVVAHRSWGAAGAASLLTAATVACAPVLAPALLVLWLVAVGIALGGRRLRGAVRLIWVLVPAIALSAPLAYAQFQRGGVWSLLADPGFVRSGTSLGADAEGRAVLATGFPSPDRGGWEWFAGPGIAAWVPLLLVPLGLLALISTVSPRWRAGITLLVVAVTGLATAFFAVGVVVSFANGEGVPIWPGTGLSLAWIGIVGAALVALDTALTLGPLRAVAGLAAAGALAVCAVPALLAVHTGHSVLREGPQSTLPAFVSAQARGDRDLGTLVLTPLNDGSLSAELVWGSSETLGAQSTLRSTAARTPERGLAEDAVDLISARDFDAAAALAEDGVSFVLLAQAPGEEDRARALRGSAVTAIDQRPGFIPAGETARGVLWRLDVEAAPRPGLTAGQAAVARTIATVQLVIVFAALLLSVPTRASRRAARSRSRIVGRAPDEPMVLPRRRTTGGAAGTADAVTAQPAEEASSADGAAGAARGATGDGPSAPSGARDADENEEVEAGR; encoded by the coding sequence ATGCCAGCCCGAGTCCATGCCATCCTCGTCGCGCGTCCCGGTGATCCCGCCCGTGCGCAGCTCACCCGAACGCTCGACGCCCTGCGACGGCAGAGCACCCCGCCCACGGCGGTGACCGTCGTCGTCACCGGCAGCGCCGCGGCCCTGCGCCGCGACGGACTGGACGGGCTGGTCGAGGGCGTGATCGAGGCGCGCGCCAGCACCTCCTTCGCCGAAGCGGTCCGCCTCGCCTCCGCGCGCGTCGCCGAGGGCAGCGCGGTCTGGCTGCTCGCGCAGGACACCGAGCCCGCCCCGGATGCGCTGCAGCAGCTCGCCGGCGCACTGGAGCGCTCCCCGTCGGCGCTCATCGCCGCCCCGAAGCTGGTCCGGCAGGACGACGACCGTGAGATCGTCTCCCTCGGCGTGAGCATGACCCGGTTCGGACGGGCGGCCGAGCTCGCGGCCGACGAACTCGACCAGGGCCAGCACGATGCCGCGGAGGACGCCCTCGCGGCGGACATCCGGGGCATGCTGATCCGCGCCGAGGCGCGCGACGCACTGCGTCCCGACCCCGCTCTCGGCGGCGCGGACGAAGGCCTCGACCTCGGTGTCCGGGCCCGGCTCGGCGGCGGGCGGGTCGTGCTCGTGCCCGCAGCACGGGTCGCGGTCGCGCCGGACGGCCCGGCCGCGCCGCCCCGTCGCGCGTCCGCACGGGCGTGGGCGGTGCGCCGCGCCCAGCTGCATCGCCGGCTCGCGTACGCCCCCGCGCCGGCGGTGCCGCTGCACTGGCTGAGCCTGCTCCCGCTGGCGCTGTGGCGCTCGGTCGTGCACCTCGTCGGCAAACGGCCCGCCGCGGTCGCCCCAGAATGGGGGGCCGCGCTGGCCGCGATGGTCCAGCTCGCCGCCGTCGGCCGCGCCCGCCGCGCGATCCGCTCGTTCCGGCGCGCCTCGTGGGCGAGCATCGCGCCCCTGCGGGTGTCGCGGGAGCACCTGCGGCTGCGCCTCGACGACGGCCACGGCAGCGAGCGCGGCGCGGTGAGCGAGCTGCACTTCTTCTCCGGCGGCGGCGCGTGGGCCGTGCTGGCCGCTCTCGTCGTCAGCATCGCGTGCTTCACGCCCCTCCTGGCCTGGGAGGCGCTCGGCGGCGGAGCGCTGCTCCCGCTGCGCGACACCGTCGGTGCGCTGTGGGCGGATGCCGCCTGGGGGCGTCGCGGCCTCGGCCTCGGGATCGTCGGCCCCGCCGACCCGTTCGCCGCCGTCATCGCCCTGGCCGGCACTCTGTGGCCAGGCTGGCCGTCGTACGTCCTGCTCGTGATCTGGTTGCTCGCGCTGCCCCTGGCGGTGCTCGGCGGATGGTTCGCGGCCACCCGGGTCACCGACCGGGCGGGACTGCGCATCCTCGGCGGGGTGCTGTGGGCGCTGGCGCCGACGTTCCTCACCGCGCTCGTGGAGGGCCGCCCGGCCGCGGTGATCCTGCACCTGCTGCTGCCCTGGCTGTTCCACACCGCCGTGGTCGCGCACCGGTCCTGGGGCGCCGCGGGTGCGGCATCCCTGCTCACCGCCGCGACCGTCGCCTGCGCGCCCGTGCTCGCCCCCGCTCTGCTGGTGCTGTGGCTCGTGGCGGTGGGGATCGCGCTGGGCGGGCGACGCCTCCGCGGGGCGGTGCGCCTGATCTGGGTGCTCGTGCCGGCGATCGCGCTGTCCGCGCCGCTGGCGTACGCGCAGTTCCAGCGGGGCGGCGTGTGGTCGCTGCTCGCGGACCCCGGGTTCGTGCGCTCCGGCACGTCTCTCGGTGCGGATGCCGAAGGCCGCGCCGTCCTGGCCACGGGCTTCCCCTCGCCGGATCGCGGCGGCTGGGAGTGGTTCGCCGGCCCCGGGATCGCGGCGTGGGTCCCGCTGCTGCTCGTCCCGCTCGGACTGCTGGCGCTGATCTCGACGGTCTCCCCGCGTTGGCGGGCGGGCATCACGCTTCTCGTCGTGGCGGTGACCGGGCTCGCGACGGCGTTCTTCGCGGTCGGGGTCGTGGTGTCGTTCGCGAACGGCGAGGGGGTGCCGATCTGGCCCGGCACCGGGCTGAGCCTGGCCTGGATCGGCATCGTCGGCGCCGCACTGGTCGCGCTGGACACGGCGCTCACCCTGGGCCCGCTGCGCGCGGTGGCCGGTCTCGCCGCGGCCGGCGCGCTCGCCGTGTGCGCGGTTCCCGCGCTGCTCGCCGTGCACACCGGTCACTCCGTGCTCCGCGAGGGGCCGCAGAGCACGCTGCCGGCCTTCGTCAGCGCGCAGGCGCGCGGCGACCGCGACCTGGGGACGCTCGTGCTGACCCCGCTGAACGACGGATCCCTGTCGGCGGAGCTGGTGTGGGGATCGAGCGAGACGCTCGGGGCGCAGAGCACCCTGCGCAGCACCGCGGCGCGCACGCCCGAACGCGGACTCGCCGAGGACGCCGTCGACCTCATCTCCGCGCGTGACTTCGACGCCGCCGCGGCGCTCGCCGAGGACGGCGTCAGCTTCGTGCTGCTCGCGCAGGCTCCGGGCGAGGAGGACCGCGCGCGCGCCCTGCGCGGCTCGGCGGTGACCGCCATCGACCAGCGGCCGGGGTTCATCCCCGCCGGGGAGACCGCCCGCGGCGTGCTGTGGCGCCTGGACGTCGAGGCCGCGCCGCGCCCGGGCCTGACCGCCGGGCAGGCCGCCGTGGCCCGCACGATCGCGACCGTGCAGCTGGTGATCGTCTTCGCCGCGCTGCTGCTGTCGGTGCCGACCCGGGCGTCCCGGCGGGCGGCGCGCTCCCGCTCGCGCATCGTCGGTCGGGCTCCTGACGAGCCGATGGTGCTGCCGCGCCGACGCACGACCGGGGGAGCGGCCGGGACGGCGGATGCGGTGACGGCTCAGCCGGCCGAGGAGGCGTCCAGCGCGGACGGCGCGGCGGGCGCGGCCCGCGGCGCGACCGGCGACGGGCCGTCCGCGCCGTCCGGCGCCCGCGACGCCGACGAAAACGAGGAAGTCGAGGCCGGACGATGA
- a CDS encoding DUF5719 family protein → MSATPRGRAFRVAATGARVLTGAAVAAACVLGVSAAVAAPWPVIEHEPPATTVRPVPGDAILVCNGSFRALGRDTTRADAMLSAGVPALTVDRSEAEPAERPLQQPDLEGGDGASSLTGAVTGRTAPRIAAAESLRVDAPDMRGFAAAPCREPSTGTWLIGGDVSTGAADVIVLSNPGDVATTVQLRVYGERPNASDVVVPPSTQIGVPLASVAAAEPQPVIAVTSRSPIRASLQSSLIRTLDPIGIDVQDGMSGPQNHVVITGVQAAQGAGDDPTGLVVRMLAPEQDGHATVRARPVGGASAQGDAFEVDLHRGIPTEVALPGLAPGVYDIEVEGTAPVVAAARQTLRAGTAADFAWMPAAPEIAAETMVAVPDGESAALTLRNGGAEDAVVTLRDTGRGSDAEVTVPAGGSTSVPLRTDAGYLLVPSAPVHAAVTMTGGADSPDIAGWPVWAPALSQQPIAVRP, encoded by the coding sequence ATGAGCGCGACACCCAGAGGCAGGGCCTTCCGCGTGGCGGCCACCGGCGCCCGCGTGCTCACCGGGGCGGCGGTCGCCGCCGCCTGCGTGCTCGGCGTGTCGGCGGCCGTGGCCGCGCCCTGGCCGGTGATCGAGCACGAGCCGCCCGCGACGACCGTCCGGCCCGTCCCGGGCGACGCGATCCTGGTCTGCAACGGATCGTTCCGCGCGCTCGGCCGCGACACCACCCGAGCGGATGCCATGCTCTCCGCCGGCGTCCCGGCGCTCACCGTCGACCGCTCCGAGGCGGAGCCGGCCGAACGGCCGCTGCAGCAGCCCGACCTCGAGGGCGGGGACGGCGCGAGCTCCCTCACCGGTGCCGTGACCGGCCGCACCGCCCCGAGGATCGCGGCCGCGGAGTCGCTGCGCGTCGACGCTCCCGACATGCGCGGGTTCGCCGCGGCGCCCTGCCGCGAGCCGTCCACCGGGACCTGGCTGATCGGCGGGGACGTGTCCACCGGCGCCGCGGATGTGATCGTGCTCTCCAACCCCGGCGACGTCGCCACCACGGTGCAGCTCCGGGTGTACGGCGAGCGCCCGAACGCCTCCGACGTCGTGGTCCCGCCGTCGACGCAGATCGGCGTGCCGCTGGCATCCGTCGCGGCCGCCGAGCCGCAGCCCGTGATCGCGGTGACGTCGCGCTCGCCGATCCGCGCCTCGCTGCAGTCCTCGCTGATCCGCACCCTCGATCCGATCGGCATCGACGTGCAGGACGGCATGAGCGGGCCGCAGAACCACGTCGTGATCACCGGGGTCCAGGCCGCTCAGGGCGCCGGCGACGACCCGACCGGACTCGTGGTGCGGATGCTCGCCCCGGAGCAGGACGGTCACGCCACCGTGCGCGCGCGCCCGGTCGGCGGCGCGTCCGCACAGGGCGACGCGTTCGAGGTCGATCTGCACCGCGGCATCCCGACGGAGGTCGCGCTGCCCGGCCTCGCCCCGGGCGTGTACGACATCGAGGTGGAGGGGACGGCTCCGGTCGTCGCCGCGGCGCGCCAGACGCTGCGGGCGGGGACCGCCGCGGACTTCGCGTGGATGCCGGCGGCCCCGGAGATCGCGGCGGAGACGATGGTCGCTGTGCCCGACGGGGAGAGCGCGGCGCTGACGCTGCGCAACGGCGGGGCGGAGGATGCCGTCGTGACCCTGCGCGACACCGGCCGGGGGTCGGATGCTGAGGTGACGGTTCCCGCGGGCGGGTCGACGAGCGTGCCGCTGCGGACGGATGCCGGGTACCTGCTGGTCCCGTCGGCCCCGGTGCACGCGGCGGTCACCATGACCGGCGGAGCGGATTCGCCTGACATCGCGGGCTGGCCGGTCTGGGCGCCCGCGCTCAGCCAGCAGCCGATCGCCGTCCGCCCCTGA
- a CDS encoding DUF3499 domain-containing protein, with the protein MDERLCSKVGCAREAVATLTYDYGDQMAALGPLGPAGHPHAHDLCAPHADRLSVPAGWLVVRHEALRA; encoded by the coding sequence ATGGACGAACGACTCTGCTCGAAGGTCGGCTGCGCGCGCGAGGCCGTCGCCACCTTGACCTACGACTACGGCGACCAGATGGCGGCCCTCGGCCCGCTCGGCCCGGCCGGGCATCCCCACGCGCACGACCTCTGCGCACCGCACGCGGATCGGCTGTCCGTCCCCGCCGGCTGGCTGGTGGTCCGGCACGAGGCCCTCCGCGCCTGA
- a CDS encoding efflux RND transporter periplasmic adaptor subunit, whose translation MLVWRRVVLPVILLIVLGACAAALVKIAFFPGAVEAAAPAPAGAVTDPVIPVARGSIVNELSLQGSIARDETYPVRSEIDGTVTAVHVGEGATVAAGQVLFTVSQEHPKKRTLDIVAPEAGEVSELAVVKGQTLTIGADLYRLAPARHHVLATVEPEQLYRLVHAPGEATVTIAGGPAPFACTGVRVQIAEDGTASVRCAVPAEQTVFAGLPATLDLALGKVDDALVIPVTAVKGGAGTGTVWVDAGDGSEPEERAVRLGINDGRQVEVVEGLAEGDSIRQYVPGFAAPVEEMCYPDGAGGEFCESGTSW comes from the coding sequence ATGCTGGTCTGGCGTCGGGTCGTGCTCCCGGTCATCCTGCTCATCGTCCTCGGAGCCTGCGCCGCCGCGCTGGTGAAGATCGCCTTCTTCCCGGGCGCGGTCGAGGCCGCCGCGCCCGCTCCGGCCGGCGCCGTCACCGATCCGGTCATCCCGGTCGCCCGTGGGTCGATCGTCAACGAGCTGAGCCTGCAGGGCAGCATCGCCCGCGACGAGACCTACCCCGTCCGCAGCGAGATCGACGGCACCGTCACCGCCGTGCACGTCGGCGAGGGGGCGACGGTCGCCGCCGGCCAGGTGCTGTTCACGGTCAGCCAGGAGCATCCGAAGAAGCGGACCCTCGACATCGTCGCCCCGGAGGCCGGAGAGGTCAGCGAGCTCGCTGTCGTGAAGGGGCAGACCCTCACGATCGGCGCCGACCTGTACCGTCTCGCGCCCGCCCGGCATCACGTGCTCGCCACGGTCGAGCCGGAACAGCTGTACCGGCTGGTGCACGCCCCCGGCGAAGCCACCGTCACGATCGCCGGCGGGCCCGCCCCGTTCGCCTGTACCGGCGTCCGCGTGCAGATCGCCGAGGACGGCACCGCCAGCGTGCGCTGCGCCGTACCCGCCGAACAGACCGTGTTCGCCGGACTCCCGGCGACCCTCGACCTCGCTCTCGGCAAGGTGGACGACGCGCTGGTGATCCCGGTGACCGCGGTCAAGGGCGGCGCCGGCACCGGCACCGTGTGGGTCGACGCCGGCGACGGCTCCGAACCCGAGGAGCGCGCGGTGCGGCTCGGCATCAACGACGGTCGGCAGGTGGAGGTCGTCGAGGGGCTGGCGGAGGGCGACAGCATCCGCCAGTACGTGCCCGGCTTCGCCGCGCCGGTCGAGGAGATGTGCTACCCGGACGGTGCGGGCGGCGAGTTCTGCGAGAGCGGGACCAGCTGGTGA
- a CDS encoding ABC transporter ATP-binding protein encodes MTLVALEDVTKSVRLPDDSLLEILRGVSLQVAAGDHVSIVGRSGSGKSTLLNILGMLDAPTTGSVSFEGREVRRMRAGRLDRLRGANVGFVFQQFNLLPGRTALDNVMMPLGHARGRLFWNRRRIAADMLERVGLGHRVDQIADRLSGGEQQRVAIARALVRRPVLILADEPTGALDIDTGATVMALLDEVATETDAALVTITHDLHVAARARRHYRLDAGVLAPADLRRAFEASTLQHTPLAASVPSADGELIA; translated from the coding sequence GTGACCCTCGTCGCACTCGAGGACGTCACCAAGAGCGTCCGGCTCCCCGACGACAGCCTGCTCGAGATCCTCCGCGGCGTGTCGCTGCAGGTCGCCGCCGGCGACCACGTGTCGATCGTGGGCCGCTCCGGCTCCGGCAAGTCCACGCTGCTGAACATCCTCGGCATGCTGGACGCACCGACCACCGGCAGCGTCTCCTTCGAGGGCCGCGAGGTGCGGCGGATGCGGGCGGGCCGGCTCGACCGGCTGCGCGGCGCCAACGTGGGCTTCGTGTTCCAGCAGTTCAACCTGCTGCCTGGACGCACCGCCCTGGATAACGTCATGATGCCGCTGGGCCACGCCCGAGGCCGGCTGTTCTGGAACCGCCGCCGGATCGCCGCCGACATGCTGGAACGGGTCGGACTGGGCCACCGTGTCGACCAGATCGCCGACCGACTCTCCGGCGGCGAGCAGCAGCGCGTCGCGATCGCGCGTGCCCTGGTCCGCCGTCCCGTGCTCATCCTCGCCGACGAGCCCACCGGCGCACTGGACATCGACACCGGCGCGACCGTGATGGCGCTGCTGGACGAGGTCGCCACCGAGACCGACGCGGCCCTGGTCACCATCACCCACGATCTCCACGTCGCGGCACGGGCGCGGCGGCACTACCGGCTGGACGCCGGCGTCCTGGCGCCCGCCGACCTGCGCCGCGCGTTCGAGGCCTCGACGCTGCAGCACACGCCGCTTGCGGCATCCGTCCCCTCCGCCGACGGGGAGCTGATCGCATGA